A genomic region of Pseudomonas sp. MPC6 contains the following coding sequences:
- a CDS encoding anti-sigma factor, with product MISMPPSERDLHAYVDHQLSDDERRQVETFLAGNAEVAAQVRAWQQDAQLLRAALSGALQRPANPDLDPALIRQRRTRQTRRHLASAAVLLIAVSVGGFSGWQAREMTLVGAPLPMTDALQAYRLIAQQGILPADYKAGDEGDMQGWLDRYFTQAHRLPDLSAAGFKPASGRLLSTEQGPAAMVVYEDQGGHKISFYVRPPGPKNFLLPRGSRRDGELQAEYWSGGGYNYAMVSPSDTPAAQMLKQTVQF from the coding sequence ATGATCAGCATGCCCCCAAGCGAGCGGGACCTGCACGCCTATGTCGACCACCAATTGAGCGATGACGAGCGACGTCAGGTGGAGACCTTTCTGGCCGGCAACGCTGAAGTGGCCGCCCAGGTACGGGCCTGGCAACAGGACGCCCAACTATTGCGCGCCGCCCTGAGCGGCGCCTTGCAGCGGCCGGCCAACCCGGACCTCGACCCGGCGCTGATTCGCCAGCGCCGCACACGGCAAACCCGTCGTCACCTGGCGAGCGCCGCGGTGCTGTTGATTGCGGTCAGTGTCGGCGGGTTCAGCGGTTGGCAGGCGCGGGAGATGACCCTGGTCGGTGCCCCGCTGCCGATGACCGATGCCCTGCAAGCCTATCGCCTGATTGCCCAGCAGGGCATTTTGCCGGCTGACTACAAAGCCGGTGACGAAGGCGATATGCAGGGCTGGCTCGACCGCTATTTCACCCAGGCCCATCGCTTGCCTGACCTCTCGGCCGCGGGCTTCAAACCAGCCAGCGGACGCTTGCTCAGCACCGAGCAAGGGCCGGCGGCGATGGTGGTGTATGAGGATCAGGGCGGGCACAAGATCAGCTTTTACGTACGGCCGCCAGGGCCGAAAAACTTCCTGCTGCCCCGGGGCAGTCGCCGCGATGGCGAGTTGCAGGCGGAGTATTGGTCGGGGGGTGGGTATAACTATGCGATGGTCAGCCCAAGCGACACGCCGGCAGCGCAGATGCTCAAGCAGACCGTGCAGTTCTGA
- a CDS encoding sigma-70 family RNA polymerase sigma factor: MNDIDEQLREIIPRLRRFAVSLTRNPSSADDLVQCCLERALSSWGDKRPEGDLRAWLFSILYRQFLDAHRRSRRYARMLEFFTGRDDAQPSVERTVIAQSTLQAFDRLNTEQRALLLWVSVEGLSYKEVAEILDVPVGTVMSRLSRARQALRQLSDGEIARPSLRRLK; this comes from the coding sequence ATGAACGATATCGACGAACAACTGCGAGAAATCATTCCCCGGCTGCGACGATTCGCGGTGTCATTGACCCGCAATCCCAGCAGCGCCGACGATCTGGTGCAGTGCTGCCTTGAGCGCGCGCTGTCGAGCTGGGGCGACAAACGTCCCGAGGGCGATCTGCGTGCCTGGTTGTTTTCGATTCTGTACCGGCAGTTTCTCGATGCGCACCGGCGCTCCCGGCGTTATGCGCGGATGCTCGAATTCTTTACCGGACGCGATGATGCGCAGCCCTCGGTCGAGCGCACCGTGATCGCGCAATCGACCCTGCAGGCCTTCGATCGGCTCAACACCGAACAGCGCGCCCTGCTGCTCTGGGTTTCGGTCGAGGGCTTGAGCTACAAGGAGGTCGCCGAGATCCTCGATGTCCCCGTCGGTACCGTGATGTCGCGCCTGTCCCGGGCGCGGCAGGCCTTGCGCCAGCTCAGCGATGGCGAAATCGCCCGTCCTTCCCTGCGGAGACTCAAATGA
- a CDS encoding catalase family peroxidase, with amino-acid sequence MVDRSSPPTRPPLSAASLTLRLAGIAVVVAAVAGAFAYVNGTLDPQRLTPKKLINVLETNNGVHPGFRRNHSKGVCVIGHFESSGEARAYSSAQVFKDPQTPVVGRFALPAGNPYAPDNSVPIRSLALRFTQANGQQWRTGMNSMPVFPVGTPEAFYQFQQAQSPDPATGKPKPGAVPAFFGAHPESAPFLAWVKTAKPSASYVTETYNSVNAFYLVNAAGQRQAVRWSMVPVAQDAPGATAPEGGDFLEKDLVQRIAAGPLRWQLNITLANPGDPVNDASKAWPGDRKVVNAGTLVLQSTQPQLNGECRDINYDPLILPAGIEGSDDPLLAARSAGYAKSYLRRTSEVSQLPAAKQESGQ; translated from the coding sequence ATGGTAGATCGCTCATCACCGCCGACCCGGCCACCCTTGAGTGCCGCGAGCCTGACGTTGCGCCTGGCCGGTATTGCCGTGGTGGTCGCCGCAGTGGCCGGGGCCTTTGCCTACGTCAACGGCACCCTCGATCCACAACGTCTGACCCCGAAAAAGCTGATCAATGTGCTGGAAACCAACAACGGCGTGCACCCGGGCTTCCGCCGTAATCACTCCAAAGGCGTGTGCGTGATCGGCCACTTCGAGAGCAGCGGCGAGGCGCGTGCCTACTCCAGCGCCCAGGTGTTCAAGGATCCGCAAACCCCGGTGGTCGGACGTTTCGCCTTGCCGGCCGGTAACCCTTATGCCCCGGACAATAGCGTGCCGATCCGCAGCCTGGCGCTGCGTTTCACCCAGGCCAACGGTCAACAGTGGCGCACCGGGATGAACAGCATGCCGGTGTTCCCGGTGGGCACGCCCGAGGCGTTCTATCAATTCCAACAGGCGCAGTCGCCGGACCCGGCCACCGGCAAACCCAAACCTGGCGCCGTGCCGGCGTTCTTCGGTGCGCACCCTGAATCGGCACCCTTCCTGGCCTGGGTCAAAACCGCCAAGCCCTCCGCCAGCTACGTGACCGAAACCTACAACAGCGTCAACGCGTTTTACCTGGTGAACGCGGCCGGGCAGCGGCAAGCGGTGCGCTGGAGCATGGTGCCGGTGGCGCAGGATGCGCCTGGTGCCACGGCGCCGGAGGGCGGCGACTTCCTCGAGAAAGACCTGGTCCAGCGGATCGCCGCAGGGCCGTTGCGTTGGCAGTTGAACATCACCCTGGCCAACCCCGGCGACCCGGTCAACGACGCCAGCAAGGCCTGGCCTGGCGATCGCAAAGTGGTCAACGCCGGCACCCTGGTGCTCCAGAGCACCCAGCCGCAACTCAATGGCGAATGCCGTGACATCAACTATGACCCGCTGATATTGCCCGCCGGTATCGAAGGGTCCGACGACCCGCTGCTCGCTGCGCGTTCAGCCGGTTACGCCAAATCCTACCTGCGTCGCACCAGCGAAGTCAGTCAGTTGCCCGCCGCTAAACAGGAGTCTGGTCAATGA
- a CDS encoding cytochrome b, whose translation MSAHPNHFAPLARLLHWLMALMVIAMLFIGAGMAASVSERHEWLINLHKPLGVAILLLVIVRIVVRFSTRQPPLPADLPGWQVLAAKASHLLLYALMLILPLLGWAMISAAGDPVMLSSSVQLPSIVPANAQLFAFLRKAHGYLAYLLFLTVLLHLAAALFHAWVRRDDVLDSMLRGKDRT comes from the coding sequence ATGAGCGCTCATCCAAACCATTTCGCGCCGCTGGCGCGACTGCTGCACTGGCTGATGGCGCTGATGGTCATTGCCATGCTGTTCATCGGCGCAGGCATGGCCGCCTCGGTATCCGAACGTCATGAGTGGCTGATCAATCTTCATAAACCTTTGGGCGTGGCCATTCTGTTGCTGGTGATCGTGCGCATCGTCGTGCGCTTTTCGACGCGACAGCCGCCACTGCCGGCGGACCTGCCAGGTTGGCAAGTGCTGGCGGCCAAGGCCTCGCACTTGTTGCTGTACGCCTTGATGCTGATCTTGCCGCTGCTGGGCTGGGCGATGATTTCGGCGGCGGGAGACCCGGTGATGCTCAGCAGCTCGGTGCAATTGCCGTCGATCGTGCCGGCCAATGCGCAGCTGTTTGCGTTCCTGCGCAAGGCGCACGGCTACCTGGCGTATCTGCTGTTCCTGACGGTGTTGTTGCACCTGGCCGCAGCTTTGTTCCACGCCTGGGTACGTCGCGACGATGTGCTGGACAGCATGTTGCGCGGCAAAGACCGCACCTGA